The uncultured Bacteroides sp. genomic sequence TGTGGGTACAGGTGAAAAGATGGAAGCTATAGATCAGTTCCACCCAGCACGTATGTCCGACCGTATTCTGGGAATGGGTGATATCGTTTCGTTGGTAGAACGTGCTCAGGAACAATACGATGAAGAAGAGGCTAAACGTCTTCAAAAGAAAATATCAAAGAATCAGTTCGATTTTAACGACTTCCTAAGCCAGATTGCTCAGATTAAGAAGATGGGTAACCTGAAAGATCTTGCATCTATGATTCCAGGTGTGGGAAAAGCAATTAAAGATGTTGATATTGATGATAACGCTTTCAAGAGCATTGAAGCAATTATCCACTCAATGACTCCTGCTGAAAGATCAAATCCGGAGATTATTAACGGATCACGTCGTACCCGTATTGCTAAGGGTAGCGGAACAAACATTCAGGAAGTGAACCGACTGATGAAGCAGTTTGACCAGACTCGTAAGATGATGAAGATGGTTACCAGTACAAAGATGGGCAAGATGATGCCTAAAATGAGAAAATAAATACATTAAGAATATGCAATTAATTGATGGAAAAGCAATATCGGAACAAGTAAAGCAGGAAATAGCTGCTGAAGTTGCAGAGATAATTGCAAAAGGCGGTAAGCGTCCTCATTTGGCCGCTATCCTTGTTGGACACGACGGAGGAAGTGAAACTTATGTTGCAGCCAAAGTGAAAGCTTGTGAGGTTTGTGGTTTCAAATCTTCTCTGGTTCGTTTTGAATCGGATGTTACAGAAGAAGTGTTGCTGAACAAAGTGAAAGAGTTGAATGAAGATGCTGATGTAGACGGATTCATCGTTCAGTTGCCTTTACCCAAACATATCTCTGAGCAGAAAGTCATTGAAGCAATTGACTATCGCAAAGATGTGGATGGATTCCACCCAATTAACGTAGGTCGTATGTCTATTGGTCTGCCTTGCTATGTATCAGCTACTCCTAATGGTATTCTTGAACTGTTGAAACGTTATAAGATTGAAACTAGTGGAAAGAAATGTGTAGTGTTGGGACGTAGTAATATTGTAGGCAAGCCAATGGCCTCTCTGATGATGCAGAAAGCATATCCGGGCGATGCTACAGTAACTGTATGCCACAGCCGTTCAAAAGACTTGGTTAAAGAATGTCAGGAAGCTGATATTATCATAGCAGCACTGGGACAACCCAACTTCTTAAAAGCAGAGATGGTAAAAGAAGGTGCGGTAGTAATAGACGTAGGTACAACACGTGTTCCTTCAGACAAAACGAAGTCAGGATTCAAACTAACAGGAGATGTTCTCTTTGATGAAGTGGCTCCTAAATGTTCATTTATTACTCCCGTTCCAGGTGGAGTAGGACCTATGACTATTGTTTCTCTGATGAGAAATACTTTATTGGCAGGAAAGAAAGAAATATATAAATAACATTTCTTCAATGAAACATCTGATCCTTTTGGTGACTGTTGTTTTCTCTTTTTCATGTAGCTCCCCTTTCCATAAGAAGGAGACTGCTGATTCCAGGGATACAGTGGCTACCAAAAGGATCACTCTTTTATTTGCAGGCGACTTTATGCAGCATCAGAAGCAGATTGATGCTGCAGCTACTGATAGTGGATATGATTATCAGGATTGCTTTAGTCAGGTAAAGGAGGAGGTGAGTAAGGCCGATGTGGCTATAGGTAATTTGGAAGTAACATTGGGTGGCGAGCCTTACGGGGGATATCCCGGATTCAGTGCTCCCGATGAATACATGTATGCCATAAAAGATGCAGGCTTTGATGTGATGACACTGGCAAACAATCATTGCCTTGACAGAGGCCGTGCAGGCCTTGAACGAACTATCCATGTACTCGATTCTTTGAAAGTGCCCCACGTAGGTACATACCTCAATACTGAAGAACGGGAAAGTAAAAATCCTTTGCTTATACAAAAGAATGGTTTTCGCATTGCTTTGCTTAACTATACCTATGGAACAAACTGTTTAAAGGTCTGTAAGCCCAATGTGGTGAACTATATTGATAGGAATGAGATATTACGCGACATAAAGAAAGCTCGCGCAAAGAATCCTGATGTTATTATAGCCTGTATGCATTGGGGTACGGAATATCAGTCGGCTCCCGATGCAGAGCAGACAGATCTGGCTAACTGGTTATTTGCTCACGGTGTAAATCATGTTATAGGTTCTCATCCGCATGTGGTCCAGCCTATGGAGATGCGTTATGATCGCATTAATAAACAACGGCATATATTAGTATACTCATTGGGCAATTATCTTTCAGATATGTCTGAGATGAAAACAGATGGCGGAGTTATGTTTAAAATGGAGATATGCAAGGATACCACGGTGCGGGTAGAAAAGTGTGGTTATAGTTTGGTGTGGACCTCCCGACCGAAGCACAGTGGCGAGAAAAATTATAAAATAATTCCGGCGTCCAGCCCTCGCGAAGAACTTCCTTTCTGGGCAGCTAACCGACTGAAACTCTTTGTGAAAGACTCCAGAATGCTCTTTGCCACGCATAATAAGGAAATTAAAGAATATGCTTTTTGATAATTTTTTTATAGCAAAAGTTTGGAGAATTAAATATTATGCCTATCTTTGCACCGCATTAGGAAATAAACATGGTGGATGTAGCTCAGCTGGTTAGAGCGTCGGATTGTGGTTCCGAAGGTCGTGGGTTCGAAACCCATCCTCCACCCCTAGAAAGCAAAAGGTCTTGAATGGTAAATTCAAGGCCTTTTTTTATTGGTATGGTTCATTCTTGAAAATTGGCTCATACCGAAGTATTCGGGATCATACCGAAAACCTGTGGGATTTATATTTTAAGCAAAAATATTGCATATTCTAAATATAAAGAATTTTATATCTCTTACACCTCTTAGTGCGGTTCTAAAAGCTTTAATCTTTGCATTGAATGATTCAGCCGAAGCATTCGTAGCTCGATTCTCAAAATAGTTTATAATATTAGCATAGTGTGTTTGAATAGACCTTGCTACAGTCCCAAAAGATAAGAAGCCGGAATTATCTACTTGGTCATACCACCTTGCCAACCTTGTTAACGCCACCTCTTTCTGATAACACTGATGATAGATAAGCCCTAATTGTTGTGAGAGGTAGTAGGCTTTCTTTATATCTGGATATTCCCTAAACAAAATAGCAGCCCTGGTTCTTTGTGAAGGTCCCCACAAAGATTCTTTTTTAAAGAGTAAATAACGACTTCTTGCCAGCAACTGCTTACAAGTATCTCCATTTTCGAAAATTACTTGTCTGAAAGATTCTCCCTTTGCTTTAGCTAAGGCCAGTGCATTGGATTCATTATCTATAGCATTCCAACGATGTTTTATTCGCATCTCCTGTACTGCTTCATAAGCCAGCTTTTGAACATGAAAACGGTCTGTCACTTGCCTGGCAGGGGGAAAGCAACGATGTATTATTTTCTCCATATTAGAAGCCATATCCAATGTAACTTCCCGAACTTTCCAGCGAATACGTCGGGATAGACGCATAAGTACAGCACAAACAGTTTCAACATCAGTTCCCTTAACCATAGCTATCAGACTACCCTTACGCCCCTTGCCGGATTTATTGGTTACAATAGTGTAAAGCTCTCCTTGTGAGAGCGATGTCTCATCAATACTAATTTGAGAACCAATATTCTCAGGAAACAATACCCAGTCATGAGCATGTTCTTATTGATTCCAAGACTTAAAATTGCTAAGATGATTCTTGTACTGAGCCTCTAATTGTTTCTCATCAAGGCCATAATGGATAGCTAAGGAAGCAATGCTAATGGCGTGAGAGTCGATCCATAGCTTTTAAAAAAGACGCGAATTCTTCACTGATTCGCGTACCTTGAGCAACTAATTCCCAATTGCGGGTTACTAACTTTTCCTGGGTATGATTATACCAGCGACGACGACGAATATGAAGAATGCAGCTACGACCACGAATCGGAAAATCATACATCTTTATCTCTTCATAAAAACCTTTGCTTTCTAACTTATCAGTGGAATATTCTTCTGGAAGAATATTCTGTTCATCAAAGTGGATATGGACTTTTTCATCACCTGGTTTAAAGTCAACCAACTCAAAGTAATCAAACAGACCATCAGGAAGGATAAAGCGGAGTAAATCATCGTAACTCATCGTGTATATCTTTTTTATGGGCAAAGATATAAAATTAAAAGATATTCCCCACAGGTTTTCGGTATGAGCCTTAATTATAAGCATAGTCAACCCAAGTCATAACGAGACAAGGGTGCTAGAGTGCTAGAGCACCGCTAGAGTAATTCAAAGATGTCTAGCACCTATATAATTCATATATACAGTAACTTAACTACCTACCGCTAGACTGCTAGAGTATTTTCACAAAATTAAAAATTTATGTAGTGTTTCTGTAAAGTTTCAACCTACCACTCTGGCTTTCCGAAATGATGCGACGGAAGTTTATCCTAACTCCCGAATAATTTTTTATATCTCAGGCGGGAAGTTGATGTGATCTTGTACAAAATAAATCATTCTTCTGTACAAAAGAATTAATTGTTTTGTACAGAAGAATGCATTCTTTTGTACAAGGATACACAAACTAGTCTAATAACTTTTTAAAAAGTAAACCGGAGTTCCGCTATACTCCGGGCTGCTCTTTTTAATATCACTAGATTCATTCATTCCTGAAAAATAATAAACCTCTCGTGAGAGAAGAATAAACCCCGTCGGATATTTATGAAAGACTTGGTGGTGTTTTACTTATAACCAATGTTTTTGAGTAGATTTACTATTCTTATCAGAAATGAAATAGAGGCTGTCCTAATCCATATAAGATTAAGATAACCTCTATTTATTCAT encodes the following:
- the folD gene encoding bifunctional methylenetetrahydrofolate dehydrogenase/methenyltetrahydrofolate cyclohydrolase FolD, with protein sequence MQLIDGKAISEQVKQEIAAEVAEIIAKGGKRPHLAAILVGHDGGSETYVAAKVKACEVCGFKSSLVRFESDVTEEVLLNKVKELNEDADVDGFIVQLPLPKHISEQKVIEAIDYRKDVDGFHPINVGRMSIGLPCYVSATPNGILELLKRYKIETSGKKCVVLGRSNIVGKPMASLMMQKAYPGDATVTVCHSRSKDLVKECQEADIIIAALGQPNFLKAEMVKEGAVVIDVGTTRVPSDKTKSGFKLTGDVLFDEVAPKCSFITPVPGGVGPMTIVSLMRNTLLAGKKEIYK
- a CDS encoding CapA family protein; protein product: MKHLILLVTVVFSFSCSSPFHKKETADSRDTVATKRITLLFAGDFMQHQKQIDAAATDSGYDYQDCFSQVKEEVSKADVAIGNLEVTLGGEPYGGYPGFSAPDEYMYAIKDAGFDVMTLANNHCLDRGRAGLERTIHVLDSLKVPHVGTYLNTEERESKNPLLIQKNGFRIALLNYTYGTNCLKVCKPNVVNYIDRNEILRDIKKARAKNPDVIIACMHWGTEYQSAPDAEQTDLANWLFAHGVNHVIGSHPHVVQPMEMRYDRINKQRHILVYSLGNYLSDMSEMKTDGGVMFKMEICKDTTVRVEKCGYSLVWTSRPKHSGEKNYKIIPASSPREELPFWAANRLKLFVKDSRMLFATHNKEIKEYAF
- a CDS encoding transposase; translation: MFPENIGSQISIDETSLSQGELYTIVTNKSGKGRKGSLIAMVKGTDVETVCAVLMRLSRRIRWKVREVTLDMASNMEKIIHRCFPPARQVTDRFHVQKLAYEAVQEMRIKHRWNAIDNESNALALAKAKGESFRQVIFENGDTCKQLLARSRYLLFKKESLWGPSQRTRAAILFREYPDIKKAYYLSQQLGLIYHQCYQKEVALTRLARWYDQVDNSGFLSFGTVARSIQTHYANIINYFENRATNASAESFNAKIKAFRTALRGVRDIKFFIFRICNIFA
- a CDS encoding transposase, whose amino-acid sequence is MSYDDLLRFILPDGLFDYFELVDFKPGDEKVHIHFDEQNILPEEYSTDKLESKGFYEEIKMYDFPIRGRSCILHIRRRRWYNHTQEKLVTRNWELVAQGTRISEEFASFLKAMDRLSRH